One Gordonia pseudamarae genomic window, GAGAAGGCGGGGACGAAGTAGGCGCCGCCGTTGTCGTTGACGGTGGCGGCCAGCGTCTCCACGTCGGCCGCATCCGGGAAGAGACCGAGATTGTCGCGCAGCCACTGGACCAGCGAGCCGGTGACCGCGATGGACCCCTCGAGGGCGTAGCGGGCCTCGTCGTCGCCGATCTGGTAGCAGACGGTGGTGAGCAGCCCATGCTGACTGAACACCGGCACCGTCCCGGTGTTCATCAACAGGAAATTGCCTGTGCCGTAGGTATTTTTGGCCTCACCCGGCGACAGGCAGGCCTGCCCGAACATCGCGGCCTGCTGATCGCCGAGGATGCCCGCGAACGGAACGCCGGGCAGTGGTCCTTTCTCCCGCATCGGGCCGTACACCTGTGACGAACTGCGGATCTGGGGCAGCAGTGACAACGGAATGCCCATGTCGGCGCAGATCTGCCGATCCCAGTCGAGTGTGTGGATGTCCATCAGCATCGTGCGGGAGGCATTGGTGACGTCGGTGATGTGCAGACCGCCGTCGGGGCCGCCGGTCAGATTCCAGGCCAGCCACGAATCCATCGTGCCGAAACACAGTTCGCCGGCGTCGGCGCGAGCCCGCAACTCGGGGTGCTCCTCGAGCAGCCAGGCGATCTTGGGGCCGGAGAAATAGGTGGACAGCGGAAGTCCGGTGCGGTCGCGGTAGCGGTCCACCCCCTGATCGCCGGCCAGACGCTCGCACAGCGCTCCCGTGCGGGTGTCCTGCCATACGATCGCGTTGTGCACCGGTTCACCGGTGGCCCGATCCCATAGCAGGGTGGTCTCGCGCTGGTTGGTCAGCCCGCACGCGACGATGTGGTCGGCCTTCAGATCGGCCGAGGCCAGCGCCGCCGCCGCCACCCGCCGGGCATTGCGCCAGATCTCGGCGGCATCGTGCTCGACCCGGCCGGCCTGCGGGAAAATCTGCCGGTGCTCGATCTGTTCGCGGCTGATCACCGTACCCGACCGGTCGAAGACCATCGCCCTGGTGGACGTGGTTCCCTGATCGATCGCCATCACATAAGTATCTGTTTGGCTACCCACGACCGACAGTCTTGCACGCGGTATCAGGCATCGGGTGCGATTGGGTTCGGTGGCCGGCGGACGGTGGTGTCGCACGCGGTAGGAGGAGTCGGGTTGGATTACGCTTGGCAAACATGAGTGACGAGTTCAATCCCGACCGCCCCGCCGACATGGGGCCGCTCTACCACCAGGAGGCGTGGCGGCGGCTCGGCTCCGAGCAGTTCGACATCGTCGTGGTCGGTGGTGGTGTCGTGGGGGTCGGTGCCGCGCTCGACGCGGCCACCCGCGGTCTGCGGGTGGCGCTGGTGGAGGCCCGGGACATCGCTTCCGGAACCTCGAGCCGGTCGTCGAAGATGTTCCACGGCGGCCTGCGGTACCTGGAGCAGCTCGAATTCGGTTTGGTCCGTGAGGCATTGCGCGAGCGTGAACTGTCACTGAGCACCCTGGCCCCGCATCTGGTCAAGCCGCTGCCATTCCTGTATCCGCTCACCAACCGGGTGTGGGAACGTCCGTACGTTGCCTCGGGCATCTTCCTGTATGACCGCATGGGTGGGGCCAAATCGGTTCCCGGGCAAAAGCATGTCACCCGATCGGGCGCGCTGCGGGTGGCTCCGGCCCTCAAGCGCAGCTCGCTCATCGGCGGAATCCGCTACTACGACACCGTCGTCGACGATGCCCGGCACAGCCTCACCGTCGCCCGCACCGCCGCCCACTACGGCGCCGTCGTGCGCACCTCCACCCAGGTCGTCGGCTTTCTCACCGAATCGGACCGGGTGCTGGGTGTACGGGTGCGCGACACCGAGACCGGCGAGACCGCCGAGGTCCGCGGGCATTGCGTGATCAACGCCGCCGGGGTGTGGACCGACGAGGTGCAGGCGCTGAGTAAGCAGCGCGGGCATTTCAAGGTCCGGGCTTCCAAGGGCGTGCACATCGTGGTGCCCCGCGACCGCATCGTCAGCGAGACCGCGATCATCCTGCGCACCGTCAACTCGGTGCTGTTCGTGATCCCGTGGGAGACACACTGGATCATCGGCACCACCGACACCGACTGGAATCTCGACCTCGCGCATCCCGCGGCCACCCGCGCCGACATCGACTACATCCTCGAACGGGTCAACGAGGTGCTGGTCACCCAGCTCACCCACGACGACATCGAGGGCGTGTACGCCGGACTGCGGCCACTGCTGGCCGGTGAGGACGACGAGACGTCCAAACTGTCGCGCGAGCACGCCGTCGCGGTGGTGACGCCCGGGCTGGTGTCGATCGCCGGCGGCAAATACACCACCTATCGGGTGATGGCGGCCGACGCCGTGGACGCCTGCAATGACTACATACCCACCCGGGTGGCGCATTCGATCACCGAACGCGTTCCGCTCCTCGGCGCCGACGGCTACTTCGCACTGGTCAACCAGTGCGAACACCTCGGTCAGCGATTCAGTCTGCACCCGTACCGGATTCGT contains:
- the glpD gene encoding glycerol-3-phosphate dehydrogenase codes for the protein MSDEFNPDRPADMGPLYHQEAWRRLGSEQFDIVVVGGGVVGVGAALDAATRGLRVALVEARDIASGTSSRSSKMFHGGLRYLEQLEFGLVREALRERELSLSTLAPHLVKPLPFLYPLTNRVWERPYVASGIFLYDRMGGAKSVPGQKHVTRSGALRVAPALKRSSLIGGIRYYDTVVDDARHSLTVARTAAHYGAVVRTSTQVVGFLTESDRVLGVRVRDTETGETAEVRGHCVINAAGVWTDEVQALSKQRGHFKVRASKGVHIVVPRDRIVSETAIILRTVNSVLFVIPWETHWIIGTTDTDWNLDLAHPAATRADIDYILERVNEVLVTQLTHDDIEGVYAGLRPLLAGEDDETSKLSREHAVAVVTPGLVSIAGGKYTTYRVMAADAVDACNDYIPTRVAHSITERVPLLGADGYFALVNQCEHLGQRFSLHPYRIRRLLNRYGSLIDDVLVHADDDPGLLEPIAAAPQYLRVEVIYAALNEAALHLEDVLARRTRISIEYPHRGVDCAREVADLMAGVLGWSAEKVAFEVDTYRARVEAEIASQREPDDASADALRASAPEARSEILEPVPVPE
- the glpK gene encoding glycerol kinase GlpK, with protein sequence MMAIDQGTTSTRAMVFDRSGTVISREQIEHRQIFPQAGRVEHDAAEIWRNARRVAAAALASADLKADHIVACGLTNQRETTLLWDRATGEPVHNAIVWQDTRTGALCERLAGDQGVDRYRDRTGLPLSTYFSGPKIAWLLEEHPELRARADAGELCFGTMDSWLAWNLTGGPDGGLHITDVTNASRTMLMDIHTLDWDRQICADMGIPLSLLPQIRSSSQVYGPMREKGPLPGVPFAGILGDQQAAMFGQACLSPGEAKNTYGTGNFLLMNTGTVPVFSQHGLLTTVCYQIGDDEARYALEGSIAVTGSLVQWLRDNLGLFPDAADVETLAATVNDNGGAYFVPAFSGLFAPRWRPDARGVIVGLTRFINKGHLARAALEASAFQTREVIEAMQADSGVPLSTLKVDGGMVVNNLLMQFQADILDVPVVRPVVNETTALGAAYAAGLAVGYWDSQDDIRANWAEGGRWEPDMPADRRAELYAGWNRAVEHSLNLA